A single region of the Glycine max cultivar Williams 82 chromosome 20, Glycine_max_v4.0, whole genome shotgun sequence genome encodes:
- the LOC100786670 gene encoding membrane-associated progesterone-binding protein 4 encodes MSLKTLATSPLSGITLLVLLIALLLRFYIKFETAERLFSAEELSLFNGTDEGLPILLGILGSVFDVTKGKSHYGSRGGYNHFAGRDASRAFVSGNFTGDGLTDSLRGLSSTEVKSIVEWRDFYHKSYKYVGKLVGRYYDSQGNPTKYLKGVEVKAARGAQLLEKQKIEEAKLPSCNSRWSQDEGGEVWCDVGYPRLVQRPLEIALTGKMSKRCACFEDSQLDQPGLEVYEGCDYHATRCKV; translated from the exons ATGTCGTTGAAAACATTAGCAACCTCTCCTCTTTCGGGGATCACTCTTTTGGTCCTTCTCATCGCTCTCCTTCTCAGATTTTACATCAAATTCGAAACTGCTGAG agaTTGTTCAGTGCTGAAGAGCTATCATTGTTCAATGGAACTGATGAAGGGTTGCCAATCCTTCTAGGAATTCTTGG ATCCGTGTTTGATGTAACCAAGGGAAAATCTCATTATGGTTCTAGAGGGGGATACAATCATTTTGCTGGAAG GGATGCTTCTCGTGCATTTGTCTCTGGAAATTTCACAG GAGATGGTCTGACTGACTCATTGCGCGGTCTATCAAGCACTGAG GTGAAGAGTATTGTTGAATGGAGGGATTTCTACCATAAATCTTATAA GTATGTTGGCAAGCTAGTTGGCCGATACTATGATAGCCAAGGGAAtcctactaaatatttgaaaggGGTTGAAGTGAAGGCTGCCAGAGGTGCACAGCTTCTAGAAAAGCAGAAGATTGAGGAGGCTAAACTACCTTCATGCAATTCAAGATGGAGTCAAGATGAGGGTGGTGAG GTATGGTGTGATGTTGGTTACCCTAGATTGGTTCAGAGGCCACTAGAGATTGCTTTGACAGGAAAGATGAGTAAGCGTTGTGCATGCTTTGAAGATTCTCAGTTGGACCAACCTGGCTTAGAGGTATATGAAGGGTGTGATTACCATGCTACCAGGTGCAAAGTTTAA